One window from the genome of Candidatus Poribacteria bacterium encodes:
- a CDS encoding LamG domain-containing protein, whose product MLKFKKFIGVLVATFILFTLTTSLYAGLDDKSLVLYLSFDEGKGDNAADSSVHGHDGELIKGPKWVDGQFGKALEFDGTKGQHVKVPINDTLQLREQFSIAFWVKRSDDQIRDWNYMVTAGSLKWASIFRKGDSKTYFWSSAPNWAQKAVSDDIQPADWVHLVVTHDTKSEVVIYNDGKKAGGGDKPPTVAEIDGSIMVGARHPGEEFFTGIIDEVFIFNRIITGAEIDEIMTGDFLPVEPAEKLATTWASIKTDRD is encoded by the coding sequence GTGCTCAAATTTAAAAAATTTATCGGGGTGCTTGTTGCGACATTCATCCTGTTCACTCTGACAACATCTTTATATGCTGGATTGGATGATAAATCCCTTGTTTTATACCTCTCCTTTGATGAAGGGAAGGGAGACAATGCCGCAGATAGTTCCGTGCATGGTCATGATGGCGAACTGATCAAAGGTCCAAAATGGGTGGACGGGCAATTCGGCAAAGCATTAGAGTTTGACGGAACGAAGGGACAGCATGTAAAGGTCCCTATCAACGATACTCTGCAATTAAGAGAACAGTTCTCTATCGCTTTCTGGGTCAAACGTAGCGATGACCAAATTCGGGACTGGAATTACATGGTGACCGCTGGAAGCTTGAAGTGGGCATCAATTTTTAGAAAAGGTGACAGCAAAACCTATTTCTGGTCGAGTGCCCCCAATTGGGCACAAAAAGCCGTGAGCGATGACATTCAACCAGCAGACTGGGTACACCTCGTAGTGACGCATGACACCAAATCAGAGGTTGTCATCTATAACGACGGTAAGAAAGCAGGCGGCGGAGATAAACCGCCAACTGTTGCTGAGATTGACGGCTCCATTATGGTTGGCGCACGCCATCCCGGCGAGGAATTTTTCACGGGTATTATTGACGAGGTGTTTATCTTTAACCGAATTATCACCGGAGCGGAAATCGACGAAATTATGACGGGTGATTTTCTACCGGTGGAACCCGCGGAGAAACTCGCGACAACCTGGGCGAGTATCAAAACCGATCGCGACTAA
- a CDS encoding tetratricopeptide repeat protein, which translates to MLKYLTLFILFSVLGNTALSDSSPAEKHYENATAYHAIGEFEQAISEYKKAIALAPNSPIVYNRLGIAYSELKQYDAALKAYQKALELSPLTAEPHYNIGVVYLKKGALPRAAEAFERAIAIDPEWADPYTGLGEVYLKQGDFEQAARAFKKASQLNSEDAGAILGLGKVYARQRRLGEAITAFEKTIEIQVDNTEAHYQLAQIHVKRGEKEKAAAAMAFFKVLRQTDPLLEKAEMWVKKHPDDARGYNNLGIVYLARRRFEDAVATYKQAISLDPDLATAHYNLGHAYHKHGKVDLAIAAYQQALDADTELAIAHNNIAVCYTELKMDLDKALSHARTAVRLAPTEANYWDTLAQICDTLEFTDEAQRAREKQKEYSNNE; encoded by the coding sequence ATGCTAAAATATCTCACCCTATTTATCCTCTTCAGTGTCCTTGGAAACACGGCTTTATCTGATTCTTCACCTGCCGAAAAGCATTATGAAAATGCTACTGCCTACCATGCTATTGGAGAGTTTGAGCAAGCCATCTCCGAATACAAAAAAGCCATCGCGCTTGCGCCAAATTCCCCTATCGTTTACAACAGACTCGGTATCGCATACTCCGAATTGAAACAATACGATGCCGCACTTAAGGCGTATCAAAAGGCACTCGAATTGTCGCCTCTGACAGCTGAACCGCACTACAACATTGGAGTGGTTTACCTCAAGAAAGGGGCTCTTCCGCGCGCCGCTGAAGCGTTTGAACGTGCGATTGCTATTGACCCAGAATGGGCAGATCCCTATACCGGACTTGGCGAAGTCTACTTGAAACAAGGTGATTTTGAACAGGCTGCGCGTGCCTTTAAAAAAGCCTCACAACTCAATTCAGAAGATGCCGGTGCTATTTTAGGATTAGGTAAAGTCTATGCAAGACAAAGACGCTTAGGCGAGGCAATCACCGCCTTTGAGAAGACGATTGAAATTCAGGTAGATAATACGGAGGCGCACTACCAACTCGCTCAGATTCACGTCAAACGCGGTGAAAAGGAGAAAGCTGCAGCAGCGATGGCGTTTTTTAAAGTACTCCGCCAAACAGATCCGCTCCTTGAGAAAGCCGAAATGTGGGTGAAAAAGCACCCAGATGACGCAAGAGGCTATAACAACCTCGGGATCGTTTACCTCGCGCGTCGCCGATTTGAGGATGCAGTGGCAACCTATAAACAGGCTATCTCGCTCGACCCCGATTTAGCGACTGCACATTACAACTTGGGACATGCTTACCATAAACACGGAAAAGTTGACCTCGCGATTGCGGCGTATCAGCAGGCACTTGATGCCGATACGGAACTCGCGATTGCACATAACAATATCGCTGTTTGTTATACCGAATTGAAGATGGATTTGGACAAGGCACTCTCCCACGCCCGAACTGCCGTCCGTCTCGCACCCACTGAGGCGAACTATTGGGATACACTCGCTCAAATTTGTGACACGCTTGAGTTCACAGATGAGGCACAACGTGCACGTGAAAAACAGAAAGAGTATTCTAACAACGAATGA
- a CDS encoding CRTAC1 family protein, giving the protein MRYCCCIVFSFLFSIPVPAEVQFVDATAPAGISFQHIDGRTGEKYLIETLGSGALFFDHDADGHLDLYIVNATHIPPQVDEKHSHGHLPENKLYQNNGDGTFIDITQKAGVGDTGYGVGCASADIDNDGFPEIYVTNYGRNTLYQNNGDGTFTDITQKAGVGDKRWGTSCAFLDYDNDGDVDLYVVNYMKFSIEENRWWETRGIRTYCSPTDQIAGSHFVSEPDILYRNNGDGTFTDVTAAAGISHRALGLAVAVGDYDNDGYPDLHIANDMEADFLYHNNGDGTFTETADLTGTGYDGNGFPGSGMGSAFGDYDNNGYLDLVVSNASSLPVVLYQNESAAFFTDVSFTSGIGAVTLPYFKWAVEFFDYNNDGLLDIFVANGHLQENIALFSDSTYPQSDLLFRNTRQQNGTYQFTDASVEVGLAQLPKRVSRGAAFGDYDNDGDIDIFLNNSNQPATLLRNEGGNSNHWLTIQLIGTQSNVSGIGTKIVVKAGDLSLFKEVRSGASYLSQSDLRLHFGLGENRVVDTLEIHWQSGRTERFSNLKPNQILHIKEGHGIVDDQGIR; this is encoded by the coding sequence ATGAGATACTGCTGTTGTATCGTTTTTTCTTTTCTTTTTAGTATACCTGTTCCCGCCGAAGTCCAATTTGTTGACGCGACTGCCCCTGCGGGAATTTCATTTCAGCATATTGATGGCAGAACCGGCGAAAAATACCTCATCGAAACGCTCGGATCCGGCGCACTCTTTTTTGACCATGATGCCGATGGACACCTCGACCTTTATATAGTGAACGCTACGCATATCCCACCACAGGTTGATGAAAAACATTCTCACGGACATCTCCCAGAAAACAAACTCTATCAAAACAACGGCGATGGCACTTTCATTGACATCACGCAGAAGGCAGGTGTCGGAGATACCGGTTATGGTGTTGGGTGTGCCTCTGCAGATATTGATAACGATGGTTTCCCCGAGATCTACGTAACCAACTACGGACGTAATACTCTCTACCAGAACAATGGTGATGGCACCTTTACGGATATTACGCAAAAAGCGGGTGTCGGTGATAAACGTTGGGGTACAAGCTGTGCCTTTCTCGACTACGATAATGATGGTGATGTTGACCTCTACGTCGTCAACTATATGAAATTCTCAATTGAAGAGAACCGCTGGTGGGAGACACGCGGTATCCGAACCTATTGTAGCCCTACAGATCAGATTGCTGGCAGCCACTTTGTAAGCGAACCTGACATCCTCTATCGCAATAACGGCGATGGCACCTTCACAGATGTCACTGCAGCTGCAGGGATCTCACATCGCGCGCTCGGTCTCGCGGTTGCTGTAGGGGATTACGATAATGATGGGTATCCAGATTTACATATTGCCAACGATATGGAGGCAGACTTTCTTTACCACAACAACGGCGATGGCACCTTTACTGAGACCGCCGACCTTACCGGTACAGGCTATGATGGGAACGGCTTCCCCGGAAGCGGTATGGGTAGTGCATTCGGCGATTACGATAACAACGGCTACCTTGATCTCGTTGTCAGCAATGCCTCTTCATTGCCAGTGGTCCTTTATCAAAATGAGAGTGCTGCCTTTTTTACCGATGTCTCTTTTACTTCAGGGATTGGCGCAGTGACGCTTCCTTATTTTAAGTGGGCAGTCGAATTCTTTGATTACAACAACGATGGTCTATTGGACATCTTTGTTGCGAACGGGCATCTTCAGGAAAATATCGCGCTTTTCTCGGATAGCACTTATCCACAGTCTGACCTACTTTTCCGCAACACACGCCAACAAAACGGCACCTACCAGTTTACCGATGCATCTGTTGAAGTCGGATTGGCACAATTGCCCAAAAGAGTTAGCCGCGGTGCCGCGTTCGGCGACTACGACAATGATGGCGATATTGATATTTTCCTCAATAATTCCAACCAACCCGCAACGCTCCTCCGAAACGAGGGTGGCAATAGCAATCATTGGCTAACAATCCAACTGATCGGGACACAGAGCAACGTGTCAGGTATCGGCACAAAGATAGTTGTAAAAGCGGGAGATCTGTCGCTTTTCAAAGAGGTACGCAGCGGTGCGAGTTACCTCTCGCAAAGCGATTTACGCCTTCATTTCGGACTTGGAGAGAATAGGGTAGTTGACACCCTCGAAATCCACTGGCAAAGTGGACGCACGGAACGGTTTTCTAATCTAAAGCCAAACCAAATTCTCCACATCAAAGAGGGGCATGGAATCGTAGACGATCAAGGAATAAGATAA